The Cytobacillus firmus genome segment GATCCAAACAGAGTTAGAGCTGCTGCGGAAAGAGCTGTTCAATTGCTTGCACAATATGCGGGCGGAGAAGTGCTTGAAGGTTCTGTGGAAGCTGATGCACTGCAAGTTGAGCCTGCTGTGGTGTCTGTAACGCTTGAAAAAATCAATCGTGTCCTTGGTACGGAATTATCCATGAAAGAAGTAGAGGGTATTTTTGCCCGTCTTCAATTTGCAACGAATACTGATAACGATACAATTACTGTTACAGTTCCAACTCGCAGAGGCGATATCACAATTGAAGAAGACCTTATTGAGGAAGTTGGCCGATTATTTGGCTACGATAACCTGGCATCAACTTTACCGGTTGGTTCATCTACACCAGGGCATCTTACCCAATATCAGAATAAACGCAGAATGGTCCGCCGCTGCCTTGAAGGTGCGGGACTTTATCAGGCAGTGACTTATTCATTAACAAATGAAGCAAAAGCGGCTCAATATGCACTGGAAGAACGCAAACCTGTGCAGCTGGCAATGCCTATGAGTGAGGATCGCAGCCTGCTTCGGTTAAGTATTGTTCCGCAGCTTCTGGAGGTATTAAAATATAATTCGGCACGTCAGAACGACAGTCTGGCTGTTTATGAAACTGGGGCAGTGTTCCTCTCGAATAGAGAAGAGGAATTGCCTGAAGAGCGTGAGCATCTTGCAGGTGCGGTTACTGGTCTTTGGCACAGCCATCCATGGCAGGGAGAAAAGAAGCCAGTTGATTTTTACGTTGTAAAAGGTATCCTTGAAGGTTTATTTGAAAAGCTGGGACTCTCTGATAAGATTGAATTCCGTCAAGCGCAAAAGGATGGAATGCATCCTGGCAGAACAGCAGAAATATTGCTTTCCGGGGAGTCAGTGGGATTTGTCGGACAAATCCATCCAACTGTCGAAAAAGAGCTTGATTTGAAAGAAACCTATGCATTTGAGCTTTCATTAAAAGCGATTCTGGAAGAAGAAGTTTCACCTTTACAGTATGAAGCTATTCCGCGTTTCCCTTCCATCACAAGGGACATTGCACTTGTGGCAGATCAGGGAACAGCAGCAGGCGAGCTTAAAGGAATCATTAAAGAAGCTGGCGGCAAATTATTAAAAGACGTACATGTTTTTGACTTGTACGAAGGTGAACGGATGGAGCCAGGCAAAAAATCGCTTGCTTTCTCCCTTAAATACTTCGATCCTGAACGTACTCTGACGGATGAAGATGTAACAAAAGCGCATGACAAAGTATTGGAAGCTGTGAAGGAAAAAGCCGGAGCGGTATTGAGAGGATAAAATGAAAAAGGCAGCCTGAGGGCTGCCTTTTTCATTTTAACTGGCCGTTAACTTTCTTTATTATCAATTATATTTCCTGCTATACAGCTTCAGTGCCTTTTCAGTATTTGCAAAATGCAGTTTTACAAAAGAAGGCAATGCTTCACGCCCTTTTTCCTTAATAAGCCGGGCAGCTGCCTCATCAACCTTCGGACCGGCGCCTTTAGTAAGCCGGAAACCGGCCTTTGTGCTAAGGTTTTCAAAATGGCGCACAAACGCATAGCGTGCCAGGATGGATGCTGCTGCAACAGCCAGATGAATTCCTTCCGCTTTTGTGCTGAAAAAGACCCGCTCCCTCTGTATGGTCTGCTGGTTTTTTAAATAATTGAAGTAAATCTCTTCCTTGGCAAATTGGTCAATCAAAATGGCTTCAGGCTTTTCAGGAGAGATTTTCCCTAAAACATGCCCGATTGCCTGATTGTGCAGCAATGCTTTGATTTTCCCCTGTGACATCCCTGATTGCTGAAGCTTATTGTATTTTTCATTGTGCAATGTTAACAGGCTGTGGGGAACGATATCTTTAATCTGCTTTGCGATTTCGATGATTTTTTCATCTCCCAGATTTTTTGAATCCTTAACTCCAAGCTCCTTCAGCAAAGGAATTTGATCTTTCTTTACGTAAGCTGCAACCACCGTAATGGGGCCAAAATAATCCCCGGTGCCCACTTCATCTGAACCTATGACAGAAAGAGAACTGATATTTTCCGGCAGGTTGGCAGCGGCAGGGCTGGTTTTTTTGCTGGGCTGTGAACTGCGTGCGGTATCTCCCCACTTTTTAGCCTCTGCTTCACATCCGCTCCCTTGGAAGAGGACCTTGCCTGATTTATAGGCAGTGATCGAACATCCCGGCACTTTTGCAGCAAATACACTTCCAGGAGGCTGCTTGTCATTTAGGCTGCCTGAATAATGGGCCTTCATTTTTGAGATTTCACTTGCTTTTTTTAAAAGGACTACCTGGCTCATATTAATTCTCCTCATCTTAGTGTACTGTTGAATTTATTCCCTCTATTTGGAAAACACTTGCATTAACGGCTCATCTGACATGCTTTGACTTCCCACCAATATGCGTTCGTGTTATGATATTGATTAGGATTCTTTAAAGAAGGGGGCATGGACGTTGTCAGACATACAAAGAAACCGAACTAGTGTAGATATTTATGGACAGCAATATGTAATAGTTGGCTCAGAAAGCTCCAGCCATGTTCGCCTTGTCGCTTCGCTGGTTGACGATAAAATGCGTGAGATCAGTTCGAAGAATCCTTCACTCGACATTAGTAAGCTGGCCGTGCTGACCGCAGTCAATGCAGTTAATGATTATATAAAGCTAACAGACCGTCTGGAACGGCTGGAAAACGAATTAAATAGAGTAAAGGACGGAAAGTAGTCATGCTGGATCTTGCAATTATCATTATTTTAGTTTTTGGTTTTTTAATAGGCTTGAAAAGAGGGTTTATCCTCCAATTAATTCATTTGACCGGATTCATTATTGCTTTCATTGTTGCCCGTATGTATTACGGTGAGCTTGCGCCTAAGCTGACCTTATGGGTGCCATATCCAAGCTTTAGCAGTGACTCGGCGATTAAGACGTTATTTGAGAATGGGAATCTTGAAGATGCTTACTATCGCGCCATTGCATTTGTCGTGATTTTTTTTGCGGTAAAAATATTGCTGCAGATTATTGGAAGCATGCTCGACTTTGTTGCCCATCTTCCAGTACTGAAACAGCTGAACGTTTGGGCTGGCGGAATTCTCGGATTTATCGAAGTCTATCTTATCATGTTTATTCTATTATACATAGCAGCACTCGTTCCAATCGAAGTCCTGCAGGGGCCGATCAATAATTCCTTTATGGCAGAATTAATGGTTAAGAATACGCCTGTTCTCTCTAACCAGCTCAAAGAAATGTGGGTTGAATATATGGCTGCGTAACTTCTCTATTTCTAGAGAAGTTTTCTTTTTGAAAGGCTCTTTTGTAAAAAATGTTGTTATTCGCCAACTATGTTGTCCGTTGATTTCCGCTCCAGGCTGCTCGCTTTCCGCGGGGCGGGTGGTGAGCCTCCTCGACGCTGCGCGTCTGCGGGGTCTCACCTGTCCCGCTACTCCCGC includes the following:
- the pheT gene encoding phenylalanine--tRNA ligase subunit beta, translated to MFVSYKWLQEYVDLSGVTPEELSEKITKSGIEVEGVEILNEGIKGVVVGHVLEREQHPNADKLNKCLVDTGAGEPVQIICGAPNVDKGQKVAVATVGAVLPGNFKIKRAKLRGEESNGMICSLQELGIESKLIAKEYSEGIYVFPNDTEVGQDALLQLNRDDQILELGLTPNRSDCLSMLGVAYEVAAILGREVKLPAPQAETSSERASAYIDVQVDAKEDNPLYVAKVVKNVKVGPSPVWMQARLMAAGIRPHNNVVDITNYILLEYGQPLHAFDYDRLGSKQILVRRANDGEVIVTLDDAKRELTSDHLLITNGTEPIALAGVMGGSNSEVQPDTKNVIIESAYFKGATVRKASKDHGLRSEASARFEKGVDPNRVRAAAERAVQLLAQYAGGEVLEGSVEADALQVEPAVVSVTLEKINRVLGTELSMKEVEGIFARLQFATNTDNDTITVTVPTRRGDITIEEDLIEEVGRLFGYDNLASTLPVGSSTPGHLTQYQNKRRMVRRCLEGAGLYQAVTYSLTNEAKAAQYALEERKPVQLAMPMSEDRSLLRLSIVPQLLEVLKYNSARQNDSLAVYETGAVFLSNREEELPEEREHLAGAVTGLWHSHPWQGEKKPVDFYVVKGILEGLFEKLGLSDKIEFRQAQKDGMHPGRTAEILLSGESVGFVGQIHPTVEKELDLKETYAFELSLKAILEEEVSPLQYEAIPRFPSITRDIALVADQGTAAGELKGIIKEAGGKLLKDVHVFDLYEGERMEPGKKSLAFSLKYFDPERTLTDEDVTKAHDKVLEAVKEKAGAVLRG
- the rnhC gene encoding ribonuclease HIII, producing the protein MSQVVLLKKASEISKMKAHYSGSLNDKQPPGSVFAAKVPGCSITAYKSGKVLFQGSGCEAEAKKWGDTARSSQPSKKTSPAAANLPENISSLSVIGSDEVGTGDYFGPITVVAAYVKKDQIPLLKELGVKDSKNLGDEKIIEIAKQIKDIVPHSLLTLHNEKYNKLQQSGMSQGKIKALLHNQAIGHVLGKISPEKPEAILIDQFAKEEIYFNYLKNQQTIQRERVFFSTKAEGIHLAVAAASILARYAFVRHFENLSTKAGFRLTKGAGPKVDEAAARLIKEKGREALPSFVKLHFANTEKALKLYSRKYN
- the zapA gene encoding cell division protein ZapA; protein product: MSDIQRNRTSVDIYGQQYVIVGSESSSHVRLVASLVDDKMREISSKNPSLDISKLAVLTAVNAVNDYIKLTDRLERLENELNRVKDGK
- a CDS encoding CvpA family protein; the protein is MLDLAIIIILVFGFLIGLKRGFILQLIHLTGFIIAFIVARMYYGELAPKLTLWVPYPSFSSDSAIKTLFENGNLEDAYYRAIAFVVIFFAVKILLQIIGSMLDFVAHLPVLKQLNVWAGGILGFIEVYLIMFILLYIAALVPIEVLQGPINNSFMAELMVKNTPVLSNQLKEMWVEYMAA